From Rhodopseudomonas palustris, a single genomic window includes:
- a CDS encoding acetyl-CoA C-acetyltransferase, which yields MADAYIIDAVRTPRGIGKVGKGALADMHPQHLAATVLKAIAERNKLNTADVDDIIWSTSTQRGKQGGDLGRMAALDAGYDIKASGTTLDRFCGGGITAVNFAAAQIMSGMEDVVIAGGTEMMSLTASMAAEDMAAGKPPLGMGSGNARLAKVHPQSHQGICGDAIASMEGISRETLDALGLESQRRAAIAIQEGRFDKSIVPVVDDEGKVVLGKDEYPRPETTAEGLAALKPAFTAMADYPLDDKGTTYRKLINQKYPDLEIKHVHHAGNSSGVVDGAAALLLTSKEYAEKHGLKPRARILAMANIGDDPTLMLNAPVPAAKKVLQKAGLTKDDIDLWEINEAFAVVAEKFMRDLDLDRSKVNVNGGAIALGHPIGATGAILVGTVLDELERRNLKRGLVTMCAAGGMAPAIIIERV from the coding sequence ATGGCAGACGCCTATATCATCGACGCAGTCCGCACCCCCCGCGGCATCGGCAAGGTCGGAAAGGGCGCTCTGGCCGACATGCATCCCCAGCACCTCGCCGCCACCGTGCTGAAGGCGATCGCCGAACGTAACAAGCTCAACACCGCCGACGTCGACGACATCATCTGGTCGACCTCGACCCAGCGCGGCAAGCAGGGCGGCGACCTCGGCCGCATGGCGGCGCTCGACGCCGGCTACGACATCAAGGCCTCCGGCACCACGCTCGACCGCTTCTGCGGCGGCGGCATCACCGCGGTGAACTTCGCCGCGGCGCAGATCATGAGCGGCATGGAAGACGTGGTAATCGCCGGCGGCACCGAAATGATGTCGCTGACCGCGTCGATGGCGGCGGAGGACATGGCGGCCGGCAAGCCGCCGCTCGGCATGGGCTCGGGCAACGCCCGTCTCGCCAAGGTGCATCCGCAGTCGCATCAGGGCATCTGCGGCGACGCGATCGCCAGCATGGAAGGCATCAGCCGCGAGACCCTCGACGCGCTCGGCCTCGAAAGCCAGCGCCGCGCCGCGATCGCGATTCAGGAAGGCCGCTTCGACAAGAGCATCGTTCCGGTGGTCGACGACGAGGGCAAGGTGGTGCTCGGCAAGGACGAGTATCCGCGTCCCGAGACCACCGCCGAAGGCCTCGCCGCGCTGAAGCCGGCCTTCACCGCGATGGCCGACTATCCGCTCGACGACAAGGGCACCACCTATCGCAAGCTGATCAACCAGAAGTATCCGGACCTCGAGATCAAGCACGTGCACCACGCCGGCAATTCGTCGGGCGTGGTCGACGGCGCCGCGGCGCTGCTGCTGACCTCGAAGGAATACGCCGAGAAGCACGGCCTCAAGCCGCGCGCCAGGATCCTGGCGATGGCCAATATCGGCGACGATCCGACCCTGATGCTCAACGCCCCGGTGCCGGCCGCCAAGAAGGTGCTGCAGAAGGCCGGCCTGACCAAGGACGATATCGACCTCTGGGAGATCAACGAGGCGTTCGCGGTGGTCGCCGAGAAGTTCATGCGCGACCTCGACCTCGACCGCTCCAAGGTCAACGTCAACGGCGGCGCGATTGCGCTGGGCCACCCGATCGGCGCCACCGGCGCGATCCTGGTCGGCACTGTGCTCGACGAACTCGAGCGCCGCAATCTCAAGCGCGGCCTCGTCACCATGTGTGCCGCCGGCGGCATGGCGCCTGCGATCATCATCGAGCGGGTGTGA
- the pgeF gene encoding peptidoglycan editing factor PgeF, with translation MIITSPLLGAAPGVRHAFFTREGGVSEGIYAGLNAGVGSNDDPAKVAENRRRMAAALGVASEHFLTVHQVHSPDVAVAETPWAAANRPKADAIVTRTPGLAIGASAADCGPILFADPAARVIGAAHAGWKGALTGVLESTLDAMERLGAARSRVVAAIGPLIRQPSYEVGDEFVARFTAADPAYAAFFAAAERAGHAMFDLGGFIRMRLQTAGVGAIDDLGIDTYPDERFFSYRRTTHRNEPDYGRHVHAIVLDTDA, from the coding sequence ATGATCATCACCTCGCCGCTGCTCGGGGCCGCGCCGGGCGTGCGTCACGCGTTCTTCACCCGCGAAGGCGGCGTATCCGAGGGGATCTATGCCGGGCTGAACGCCGGCGTCGGCTCGAACGACGACCCGGCCAAGGTTGCCGAGAACCGGCGGCGGATGGCAGCAGCGCTGGGGGTCGCGTCGGAGCATTTCCTCACCGTCCATCAGGTGCACTCGCCGGACGTGGCGGTGGCCGAGACGCCTTGGGCCGCGGCGAACCGGCCGAAGGCCGACGCCATCGTGACCCGGACGCCGGGTCTCGCGATCGGAGCCTCTGCGGCCGATTGCGGTCCGATCCTGTTCGCCGATCCGGCCGCGCGGGTGATCGGCGCCGCCCATGCCGGCTGGAAGGGCGCGCTGACCGGCGTGCTGGAATCCACCCTCGATGCGATGGAACGGCTCGGCGCCGCCCGCAGCCGCGTCGTCGCCGCGATCGGCCCGCTGATCCGGCAGCCGTCTTACGAGGTCGGCGACGAGTTCGTCGCCCGCTTCACCGCGGCCGATCCGGCCTACGCGGCCTTCTTCGCCGCAGCCGAACGCGCCGGCCACGCGATGTTCGACCTCGGCGGCTTCATCCGGATGCGGCTTCAGACCGCCGGCGTCGGGGCGATCGATGATCTCGGCATCGACACCTATCCGGACGAGCGATTCTTCTCCTATCGCCGTACCACGCATCGCAACGAGCCGGACTACGGCCGCCACGTCCATGCCATCGTGCTGGACACGGACGCCTGA
- a CDS encoding HigA family addiction module antitoxin, producing MAKPKQLPPIPPGEILIDEFMRPNGMSQNRLARDIDINPARVNDIVHGRSAITAAVALRLAKYFGTTPELWMNLQASYDLRRARAADWPAIEPRVRVLAAE from the coding sequence ATGGCCAAACCAAAGCAGCTCCCCCCGATCCCTCCCGGCGAGATTCTGATCGATGAATTCATGCGCCCGAACGGGATGAGTCAGAACCGGCTGGCGCGCGATATCGACATCAACCCGGCTCGGGTCAACGACATCGTGCACGGCCGCTCTGCGATCACCGCCGCCGTCGCCCTGCGGCTGGCGAAGTACTTCGGCACGACGCCCGAACTTTGGATGAACCTGCAGGCGTCCTACGACCTGCGCCGCGCCCGCGCCGCAGACTGGCCCGCTATCGAGCCGCGCGTCCGCGTGCTCGCCGCGGAGTAA
- the ychF gene encoding redox-regulated ATPase YchF has product MGFKCGIVGLPNVGKSTLFNALTETAAAQAANYPFCTIEPNVGEVAVPDPRLDKLAEVGKSQQIIPTRLTFVDIAGLVKGASKGEGLGNQFLATIREVDAIAHVVRCFEDGDITHVEGRVAPLADIETIETELMLADLESLEKRVDNLTKKAKGGDKDSKEQLELVTRALTLLRDGKPARFLERKPEEERAFRMLGLLTSKPVLYVCNVEEGSAAEGNKFSEQVMARAKEEGAVAVVISAKIESEIATLSKEERTDFLDTLGLHEAGLDRLIRAGYELLHLITYFTVGPKEARAWTITKGTKAPQAAAVIHTDFEKGFIRAETIAYDDYIRLGGEAGARDGGKLRLEGKEYIVADGDVMHFRFNT; this is encoded by the coding sequence ATGGGCTTCAAATGCGGGATCGTCGGGCTGCCGAATGTCGGCAAATCGACGCTGTTCAACGCGCTGACCGAGACTGCGGCGGCGCAGGCGGCGAACTATCCGTTCTGCACCATCGAGCCGAATGTCGGCGAGGTCGCGGTGCCGGATCCGCGGCTCGACAAGCTGGCCGAGGTCGGCAAGTCGCAGCAGATCATTCCCACCCGGCTGACCTTCGTCGACATCGCCGGCCTGGTGAAGGGCGCCTCCAAGGGTGAAGGTCTCGGCAACCAGTTCCTCGCCACCATCCGCGAGGTCGATGCGATCGCGCATGTGGTGCGCTGCTTCGAGGACGGCGATATCACCCATGTCGAGGGCCGGGTCGCACCGCTCGCCGATATCGAGACCATCGAGACCGAGCTGATGCTCGCCGATCTCGAGAGCCTGGAGAAGCGCGTCGACAACCTGACCAAGAAGGCCAAGGGCGGCGACAAGGATTCCAAGGAGCAGCTCGAGCTGGTCACCCGCGCGCTGACGCTGCTGCGCGACGGCAAGCCGGCGCGTTTCCTGGAGCGCAAGCCGGAGGAAGAACGTGCGTTCCGGATGCTCGGCCTGCTCACCTCGAAGCCGGTTCTGTACGTCTGCAACGTCGAGGAAGGCTCGGCCGCCGAAGGCAACAAGTTCTCCGAACAGGTGATGGCGCGCGCCAAGGAAGAAGGCGCGGTCGCGGTGGTGATCTCGGCCAAGATCGAATCCGAGATCGCGACGCTGTCGAAGGAAGAGCGCACCGACTTCCTCGATACGCTCGGCCTGCACGAGGCCGGTCTCGACCGGCTGATCCGCGCCGGCTACGAGCTGCTGCACCTGATCACCTATTTCACGGTCGGCCCCAAGGAAGCCCGCGCCTGGACCATCACCAAGGGCACCAAGGCGCCGCAGGCCGCCGCCGTGATTCACACCGATTTCGAGAAGGGCTTCATCCGCGCCGAGACCATCGCCTATGACGACTACATCCGTCTCGGCGGCGAAGCCGGCGCCCGCGACGGCGGCAAGCTCAGGCTGGAAGGCAAGGAATACATCGTCGCCGACGGCGACGTGATGCACTTCAGGTTCAATACCTAA
- a CDS encoding ribose-phosphate pyrophosphokinase yields MSGKNGSVKLVAGNSNPALARDIAQWLNMPLTKASVRRFADNEVFVEIQENVRGSDVFIIQSTSFPANDHLMELLIITDALRRASARRITAVIPYFGYARQDRKAGPRTPISAKLVANLITHAGADRVMTLDLHAGQIQGFFDIPTDNLYASPVMVRDIKERFDLSKVMVVSPDVGGVVRARGLAKRINAPLAIIDKRRERAGESEVMNVIGEVAGYTCILLDDIVDSGGTLVNAAEALLANGATDVYAYITHGVLSGGACARITNSKLKELVITDSIQPTEGVCKAPNIRTISIASLIAEAIGRTAAEESVSSLFD; encoded by the coding sequence ATGTCGGGCAAGAACGGATCGGTCAAACTGGTCGCCGGCAATTCCAATCCGGCGCTGGCGCGCGACATCGCGCAGTGGCTGAACATGCCGCTGACCAAAGCCAGCGTCCGCCGCTTCGCCGACAATGAAGTGTTCGTCGAGATTCAGGAGAACGTCCGCGGCTCGGACGTTTTCATCATCCAGTCGACCTCGTTTCCGGCGAACGACCACCTGATGGAACTCCTGATCATCACCGACGCGCTGCGCCGTGCCTCGGCGCGCCGCATCACCGCGGTGATCCCGTATTTCGGCTACGCCCGGCAGGACCGCAAGGCAGGCCCGCGCACGCCGATCTCGGCCAAGCTGGTCGCCAATCTGATCACCCATGCCGGCGCCGACCGGGTGATGACGCTGGACCTGCACGCCGGCCAGATCCAGGGCTTCTTCGACATTCCGACCGACAACCTCTACGCCTCGCCGGTGATGGTGCGCGACATCAAGGAGCGCTTCGACCTGTCGAAGGTGATGGTGGTGTCGCCCGACGTCGGCGGCGTGGTCCGCGCCCGCGGTCTCGCCAAACGCATCAACGCGCCGCTGGCGATCATCGACAAGCGCCGCGAACGCGCCGGCGAATCCGAAGTGATGAACGTGATCGGCGAAGTCGCCGGCTACACCTGCATCCTGCTCGACGACATCGTCGATTCCGGCGGCACCCTGGTCAACGCGGCCGAAGCGCTGCTGGCCAACGGCGCCACCGACGTCTATGCCTACATCACCCACGGCGTGCTATCCGGCGGCGCCTGCGCCCGCATCACCAATTCCAAGCTCAAGGAACTGGTGATCACCGACTCGATCCAGCCGACCGAAGGCGTCTGCAAGGCGCCGAACATCCGCACCATCTCCATCGCCTCCCTGATCGCCGAAGCGATCGGCCGCACCGCGGCGGAAGAGTCGGTGTCGAGCCTGTTCGACTAA
- the lgt gene encoding prolipoprotein diacylglyceryl transferase, with product MPFFAVAFPVFDPVAVAIGPFAIRWYALAYIAGIVVGWLYARILIKRQRLWGGPSPISLEAFDDFILWITIGIILGGRAGYVLFYNLDFFIRHPAEIFELWKGGMSFHGGFIGCVLAVVLFGWKRKVPILSLGDITCAVGPIGLFLGRIANFINGELWGRPADASVPWAMVFPNAGPLPRHPSQLYEAGLEGIALFIVLAVMIRAGALKRPGLIIGAFLAFYGLARITGEFFREPDPQLGFLWGGMTMGMLLSVPMVIVGIAVMITTWRRGRAAAPRSGEVAS from the coding sequence ATGCCATTCTTCGCCGTCGCCTTTCCCGTATTCGATCCGGTGGCCGTCGCGATCGGTCCGTTCGCGATCCGCTGGTACGCGCTGGCCTATATTGCCGGCATTGTGGTCGGCTGGCTGTACGCCCGCATCCTGATCAAGCGTCAGCGGCTGTGGGGCGGCCCGTCGCCGATCTCGCTGGAGGCGTTCGACGACTTCATCCTGTGGATCACCATCGGCATCATCCTCGGCGGCCGCGCCGGCTATGTGCTGTTCTACAATCTCGACTTCTTCATCCGGCATCCGGCGGAGATCTTCGAATTGTGGAAGGGCGGAATGTCGTTCCACGGCGGCTTCATTGGCTGCGTGCTGGCGGTCGTGCTGTTCGGATGGAAGCGCAAGGTGCCGATCCTGTCGCTCGGCGACATCACCTGCGCGGTCGGCCCGATCGGGCTGTTCCTCGGCCGCATCGCCAACTTCATCAACGGCGAATTGTGGGGCCGGCCGGCCGACGCCTCGGTGCCGTGGGCGATGGTGTTTCCCAATGCCGGGCCGCTGCCGCGGCATCCGAGCCAGCTTTATGAAGCCGGGCTCGAGGGCATCGCGCTGTTCATCGTGCTGGCGGTGATGATCCGCGCCGGCGCGTTGAAGCGGCCGGGCCTGATCATCGGCGCGTTCCTGGCTTTCTACGGCCTCGCCCGCATCACCGGCGAATTCTTCCGCGAGCCCGACCCGCAGCTCGGCTTCCTGTGGGGCGGCATGACCATGGGGATGCTGCTGTCTGTGCCGATGGTGATCGTCGGCATCGCGGTGATGATCACGACCTGGCGTCGCGGACGAGCGGCGGCGCCCCGGTCCGGCGAGGTGGCGTCATGA
- a CDS encoding (2Fe-2S) ferredoxin domain-containing protein, with product MTIMPTKSSLPIARPKRPPPVLICGKCLSKIDGGKKLKQALKAELKHAAAAQGGKRPKLVTTGCLGICPKRAVVTASAATLGRGEYVLIGSRDEAGEAVTALVNQS from the coding sequence ATGACGATCATGCCCACCAAATCCTCCCTCCCCATCGCCCGCCCCAAACGCCCGCCGCCGGTGCTGATCTGCGGCAAATGCCTGTCGAAGATCGACGGCGGCAAGAAGCTGAAGCAGGCGCTGAAGGCCGAACTGAAGCACGCCGCCGCCGCGCAGGGCGGCAAGCGGCCCAAGCTCGTCACCACCGGCTGCCTCGGCATCTGTCCCAAGCGCGCGGTGGTCACGGCGAGCGCAGCGACGTTGGGACGCGGGGAGTATGTATTGATCGGGAGCCGGGATGAAGCCGGGGAAGCGGTGACAGCATTGGTGAATCAGAGCTGA
- a CDS encoding accessory factor UbiK family protein — protein sequence MTQTNNRLFDEIGRLMNDAAGAAQGVKRELDGVVRSQAEKILRDLDLVKREEFEAFKEMVRLTREENEALKARIAALEARQGGGSEPPTALA from the coding sequence ATGACCCAGACCAACAACCGGCTTTTCGACGAGATCGGCCGCCTGATGAACGACGCCGCCGGCGCCGCGCAGGGCGTCAAGCGCGAGCTCGACGGGGTGGTGCGCAGCCAGGCCGAGAAGATCCTGCGCGACCTCGATCTGGTGAAGCGCGAGGAGTTCGAGGCGTTCAAGGAGATGGTCCGCCTCACCCGCGAAGAGAACGAGGCGCTGAAAGCCCGGATCGCCGCGCTGGAAGCCCGTCAGGGCGGCGGCTCCGAACCCCCGACGGCGCTGGCGTAA
- a CDS encoding class I SAM-dependent methyltransferase gives MIDQTALATEIKRLIKAAGPMPVWRYMELCLSHPEHGYYVTRDPLGREGDFTTSPEISQMFGELLGLWSASVWKAADEPQTLRLIEIGPGRGTMMADALRALRVLPILYQSLSVHLVEINPVLRQKQQTTLAGIRNIHWHDSFDDVPEGPAVVLANEYFDVLPIHQATKRETGWHERVIEIGPAGELVFGVAADPIPGFEALLPPLARLAPPGAVFEWRPDAEILKIASRVRDQGGAALIIDYGHLRSDVGDTFQAIASHSYADPLQHPGRADLTAHVDFDALGRAAESVGARAHGPVTQGTFLRRLGIETRALSLMAKATPQVSEDIAGALQRLTGEGRGAMGSMFKVIGVSDPKIETLVALSDDTDRAAERRQGISG, from the coding sequence ATGATCGACCAGACTGCGCTCGCCACCGAGATCAAGCGGCTGATCAAGGCGGCCGGCCCGATGCCGGTGTGGCGCTACATGGAATTGTGCCTCAGCCATCCCGAGCACGGCTACTACGTCACCCGCGATCCGCTCGGCCGCGAAGGCGATTTCACCACTTCGCCCGAGATCAGCCAGATGTTCGGCGAACTGCTCGGGCTGTGGTCGGCTTCGGTGTGGAAGGCCGCCGACGAGCCGCAGACGCTGCGGCTGATCGAGATCGGACCCGGCCGCGGCACCATGATGGCCGACGCGCTGCGCGCGCTGCGGGTGCTGCCGATCCTGTACCAGTCGCTCAGCGTGCATCTGGTCGAGATCAATCCGGTGCTGCGCCAGAAGCAGCAGACCACGCTGGCCGGCATCCGCAACATCCACTGGCACGACAGCTTCGACGACGTGCCGGAAGGCCCCGCCGTCGTTCTCGCCAACGAATATTTCGACGTGCTGCCGATCCACCAGGCGACCAAGCGCGAGACCGGCTGGCACGAGCGGGTGATCGAGATCGGCCCGGCCGGCGAATTGGTGTTCGGCGTCGCCGCCGATCCGATCCCCGGTTTCGAGGCGCTGCTGCCGCCATTGGCGCGGCTGGCACCGCCCGGCGCGGTGTTCGAATGGCGGCCGGACGCCGAAATCCTCAAGATCGCCAGCCGGGTGCGCGACCAGGGCGGCGCCGCACTGATCATCGATTACGGCCATCTGCGCAGCGACGTCGGCGACACGTTCCAGGCGATCGCCAGCCACAGCTATGCCGATCCGCTGCAGCATCCCGGCCGCGCCGACCTCACCGCGCATGTCGATTTCGACGCGCTCGGCCGCGCCGCCGAAAGCGTCGGCGCCCGCGCCCATGGTCCGGTGACGCAGGGCACGTTCCTGAGGCGGCTCGGCATCGAAACCCGGGCGCTGTCGCTGATGGCGAAGGCGACGCCGCAGGTGTCGGAAGACATCGCCGGCGCGCTGCAGCGCCTGACCGGCGAAGGCCGCGGCGCAATGGGCTCGATGTTCAAGGTGATCGGGGTGTCCGATCCGAAGATCGAGACCCTGGTCGCGCTCAGCGACGACACCGATCGCGCCGCCGAGCGCCGGCAAGGGATCAGCGGATGA
- a CDS encoding nuclear transport factor 2 family protein, whose amino-acid sequence MTEHSLWRFSRALHRALNDRQQEDLAAILDDNIDWAIYGPSAMFPFFGARQGKVAVLEVCRQIADSVRIFRYHRESVMLGVDLAASMVRYSLTAAGTNRPISVRMALFTQFHDGRLTNLRMVIDTFDLVEQALGRPIHLPKIA is encoded by the coding sequence ATGACAGAGCACAGTCTCTGGCGGTTCTCGCGCGCATTGCATCGCGCCCTCAACGACCGCCAGCAGGAAGACCTCGCTGCCATCCTCGACGACAACATCGACTGGGCGATCTACGGTCCGAGTGCGATGTTTCCCTTCTTCGGCGCCCGTCAGGGTAAGGTCGCGGTGCTGGAAGTCTGCCGGCAGATCGCCGACAGCGTGCGGATCTTTCGCTATCATCGCGAGTCGGTGATGCTCGGGGTCGACTTGGCCGCCTCGATGGTGCGCTACTCGCTCACCGCCGCCGGGACCAACCGGCCGATCAGCGTGCGGATGGCGCTGTTCACCCAATTCCACGACGGCCGGCTGACCAATCTGCGGATGGTGATCGACACCTTCGACCTGGTCGAACAGGCCCTCGGCCGCCCGATCCATCTGCCGAAGATCGCCTGA
- a CDS encoding DNA-binding protein, which translates to MVSTTAFDVADYLDSPEMIAAYLDEALASEDPALIDKAIATVRRAPAQLKTMPAETLKRITELTEGRVFGPDEDIEGDVNS; encoded by the coding sequence ATGGTGAGCACAACGGCGTTCGACGTGGCCGACTATCTCGACAGTCCGGAGATGATCGCCGCCTATCTTGACGAGGCTCTTGCTTCCGAAGATCCCGCTTTGATCGATAAGGCGATCGCGACGGTGAGGCGCGCCCCGGCGCAGCTCAAGACCATGCCAGCAGAGACGTTGAAGCGCATAACGGAACTGACGGAAGGCAGGGTGTTCGGTCCCGACGAGGACATCGAGGGTGACGTCAATTCGTGA
- a CDS encoding 50S ribosomal protein L25/general stress protein Ctc, which translates to MTSVLELKATARPKSGKGAARAERRAGRVPGVIYGDNQPPLPISVEEKELRLRILAGRFLTTIFDVVLDGQKHRVIPRDYHLDPVKDFPLHVDFLRLGAGATIRISVPLHLKGLEVAPGVKRGGTFNIVTHTVDLEAPADNIPQFIEADVSNLDIGVSLHLSDIALPTGVKSVSREDVTLVTIVPPSGYNDDKAAAGAAPAAAAAPAAAAKAPAAAKAPAAAAPAAKKK; encoded by the coding sequence ATGACGAGCGTCTTGGAACTGAAGGCGACCGCGCGTCCGAAGAGCGGCAAGGGGGCCGCCCGGGCCGAGCGTCGCGCCGGCCGCGTGCCCGGAGTGATCTACGGTGACAACCAGCCCCCGCTGCCGATCTCGGTCGAAGAGAAAGAGCTTCGCCTGCGGATTTTGGCAGGCCGGTTCCTGACCACGATTTTCGACGTCGTCCTCGACGGCCAGAAGCATCGCGTCATCCCGCGCGACTATCACCTCGATCCGGTGAAGGACTTCCCGCTGCACGTCGACTTCCTGCGGCTCGGCGCCGGTGCGACCATCCGCATCAGCGTGCCGCTGCACCTGAAGGGTCTTGAAGTCGCTCCGGGCGTGAAGCGCGGCGGCACCTTCAACATCGTCACCCACACCGTCGACCTGGAAGCGCCGGCCGACAACATCCCGCAGTTCATCGAAGCCGACGTGTCGAACCTCGACATCGGCGTGTCGCTGCATCTGTCGGACATCGCGCTGCCGACCGGCGTCAAGTCGGTGTCGCGTGAGGACGTCACGCTGGTCACCATCGTGCCGCCGTCGGGCTACAACGACGACAAGGCGGCGGCGGGTGCCGCACCTGCGGCCGCTGCCGCGCCGGCCGCTGCGGCGAAGGCTCCGGCTGCCGCCAAGGCTCCGGCGGCTGCGGCTCCGGCGGCCAAGAAGAAGTAA
- a CDS encoding MaoC family dehydratase: protein MRFLEDMTVGERREVGSFTFTADSIKTFAQQFDPQPFHLDEEAGKNSLFGGLAASGWHVAAVCMKLMVADAQRESAEAAKRGELVATGGPSPGFRELRWLKPVLAGDTVTYYKQIENLRPSDSRPQWGILQARNTAINQRGEVVFSFLATAFVPRRPNAE, encoded by the coding sequence ATGCGTTTCCTGGAAGACATGACGGTCGGCGAACGCCGCGAGGTCGGCTCGTTCACCTTCACGGCCGACTCGATCAAGACCTTCGCACAGCAGTTCGATCCGCAGCCGTTCCACCTCGACGAGGAGGCCGGCAAGAACTCGCTGTTCGGCGGGCTCGCCGCGTCCGGCTGGCACGTCGCCGCGGTGTGTATGAAACTGATGGTCGCGGATGCCCAGCGCGAGTCCGCGGAGGCCGCCAAGCGCGGTGAGCTGGTGGCGACCGGCGGTCCGTCCCCGGGATTCCGCGAGCTGCGCTGGCTGAAGCCGGTGCTGGCCGGCGACACCGTCACCTACTACAAGCAGATCGAGAATCTGCGGCCGTCCGATTCGCGTCCGCAATGGGGAATCTTGCAGGCCCGCAACACCGCGATCAATCAGCGCGGCGAGGTGGTGTTCTCATTCCTCGCCACGGCATTCGTGCCGCGTCGGCCGAATGCGGAGTGA
- a CDS encoding DUF4282 domain-containing protein: MFNFRDLFQWDRFITPTIIKTFYWLVIAMIVLLGISGVFSGLAAMAVSPFGGFLLVLSSLASILVGIVFSRIVAEFVLIVFRINEHLGAIRDQQGFR; this comes from the coding sequence ATGTTCAATTTTCGGGACCTGTTTCAATGGGACCGGTTCATCACGCCGACCATCATCAAGACCTTCTATTGGCTGGTGATCGCGATGATCGTGCTGCTCGGCATATCCGGCGTGTTTTCCGGGCTGGCGGCGATGGCGGTGAGCCCGTTCGGCGGTTTTCTCCTGGTGCTGTCCAGCCTCGCCTCGATCCTGGTCGGGATCGTGTTCTCGCGTATCGTCGCCGAGTTCGTGCTGATCGTGTTCCGCATCAACGAACACCTCGGCGCGATCCGCGACCAGCAGGGGTTCAGATAA
- the pth gene encoding aminoacyl-tRNA hydrolase — MRLFVGLGNPGTKYQDNRHNIGFMVIDEIARRHGFSPWRRRFQGETADGVLDGIRITLLKPSTYMNDSGRAVQEAAGFYKIGQDEIAVFHDEIELPPAKVRVKVGGGIAGHNGLRSISAHVGNDYLRVRLGVGHPGAKELVHNHVLGDFAKSERPWVEALCEISADNAGLIANGKDASFANKVHLAMQAKGFYDNDKGDKVAK, encoded by the coding sequence ATGCGGCTGTTCGTCGGGCTCGGCAATCCCGGTACGAAGTACCAGGACAACCGGCACAACATCGGCTTCATGGTCATCGACGAGATCGCACGGCGTCATGGCTTCTCGCCATGGCGCCGTCGTTTTCAGGGCGAGACCGCCGACGGCGTGCTCGACGGGATCCGCATCACGCTGCTGAAGCCGTCGACCTACATGAACGACTCCGGGCGCGCCGTGCAGGAAGCCGCCGGCTTCTACAAGATCGGGCAGGACGAGATCGCGGTGTTTCACGACGAGATCGAACTGCCGCCGGCGAAAGTTCGCGTGAAGGTCGGCGGCGGCATCGCCGGACACAACGGCCTGCGCTCGATCTCGGCCCATGTCGGCAACGATTATCTTCGCGTCCGTCTCGGCGTCGGCCATCCGGGCGCGAAGGAGCTGGTGCACAATCACGTGCTCGGAGATTTCGCCAAGAGCGAGCGGCCGTGGGTCGAAGCTCTGTGCGAGATCTCCGCAGACAATGCCGGGCTGATCGCCAACGGAAAGGACGCCTCGTTCGCCAACAAGGTGCACCTGGCGATGCAGGCCAAGGGATTTTACGACAACGACAAGGGCGACAAAGTCGCCAAGTAA
- a CDS encoding MaoC family dehydratase: MTALFFENFAPGHFGRYGPRRVTREEIIAFASEYDPQPMHLDEHAANASMLQGMSASGWHLSSLMMRMMYDGFIKDTASLGSPGVDEMRWMSPLRPGDDLLLDVEVIEARVSKSRPETGIVTFKCYVRNGRGQMLSEMVSPIIVKRRAAAAGSNG, encoded by the coding sequence ATGACAGCCCTGTTCTTCGAAAACTTCGCCCCCGGTCACTTCGGCCGCTACGGACCTCGCCGCGTCACGCGCGAGGAGATCATCGCTTTTGCTTCGGAATACGATCCGCAGCCGATGCATCTGGACGAACACGCCGCCAACGCCTCGATGCTGCAAGGCATGTCGGCCTCGGGCTGGCATCTGTCGTCGCTGATGATGCGGATGATGTACGACGGCTTCATCAAGGACACCGCCTCGCTCGGCTCGCCGGGCGTCGACGAGATGCGCTGGATGTCGCCGCTGCGCCCCGGGGACGACCTGCTGCTCGATGTCGAAGTGATCGAGGCGCGGGTGTCGAAAAGCCGGCCGGAGACCGGCATCGTCACCTTCAAGTGCTATGTGCGCAACGGCCGCGGCCAGATGCTCAGCGAGATGGTGTCGCCGATCATCGTCAAGCGTCGCGCCGCCGCCGCCGGCAGCAACGGATAG